A region from the Coffea eugenioides isolate CCC68of chromosome 9, Ceug_1.0, whole genome shotgun sequence genome encodes:
- the LOC113782680 gene encoding ABC transporter C family member 2-like: MASKPFEWYCKPVNNGVWSKAVENAFGAYTPCASDALVICISHLVVLGLCLYRIWLTKKDGKVQRYQLKSNYYNYLLGLLAAYCTAEPLFRLVMGISAFDVDRQSGLAPYEIVSLIIEALAWGFMLVMLFVETRIYIHEFRWYVRFGVVFALVGDSVMLNLVLSVGEFYNRSVLYLYISEVVVQVVFGVLLLFYVPDLDPYPGYLPVQTESVDNIAYEELPGGEQICPERHANIFSKITFAWVNPLMKLGYKRPLTEKDVWKLDNWDRTETLNNMFQKCWVEESRRPNPWLLRALNHALGGRFWWGGFWKIWNDVSQFIGPMILNQLLKSMQDGDPAWIGYIYAFSIFAGVVFGVLCEAQYFQNVMRVGYRLRSTLIAAVFRKSLRLTHESRRKFATGKITNLMTTDAEALQQICQSLHTLWSAPFRIVVALFLLYLELGVASLLGALLLVLMFPIQTFIISKMQQLSKEGLQRTDKRIGLMNEILGAMDTVKCYAWEDSFQSKVQNVRNDELSWFRRAQLLAALNSFILNSIPVVVIVVSFGMFTLLGGDLTPARAFTSLSLFAVLRFPLFMLPNIITQVVNANVSLKRLEELLLAEERILLPNPPLEPEVPAISIKNGYFFWESKADKPTLSNINLDIPIGSLVAIVGSTGEGKTSLISAMLGELPPASDATAVVLRGTVAYVPQVSWIFNATVRDNILFGSVFEPSRYETAIDVTSLQHDLELLPGGDLTEIGERGVNISGGQKQRVSMARAVYSNSDVCIFDDPLSALDAHVARQVFERCIKGELRGKTRVLVTNQLHFLSQVDKIILVHDGMVKEEGTFEELSNNGPLFQRLMENAGKMEEYVEEKETVQNIDDKTLQLSANGEANGLPEDPTSKTKRKGGKSVLIKQEERETGVVNIKVLKRYNDALGGTWVVMILFMCYVLTEVLRVSSSTWLSYWTDQSTSSAHGPLFYNLVYALLSLGQVFVTLTNSFWLIISSLYAARRLHEAMLNSILRAPMVFFQTNPLGRIINRFAKDLGDIDRFVAPFVNMFLGQVSQLISTFVLIGIVSTMSLWAIMPLLVLFYVAYLYYQSTAREVKRLDSVSRSPVYAQFGEALNGLSTIRAYKAYDRMANINGNSMDNNIRFTLVTMSGNRWLAIRLETLGGLMIWLTATFAVMQNGRAENQEAFASTMGLLLSYALNITSLLTGVLRLASLAENSLNAVERVGTYIELPSEGPAIIDGNRPPPGWPSSGSITFEEVVLRYRPELPPVLHGISFYIPPSDKVGIVGRTGAGKSSMLNALFRLVELEKGRILIDDCDTAKFGLTDLRKVLGIIPQAPVLFSGTVRFNLDPFNEHNDADLWEALERAHLKDVIRRSSLGLDAEVLEAGENFSVGQRQLLSLARALLRRAKILVLDEATAAVDVRTDALIQKTIREEFKSCTMLIIAHRLNTIIDCDRILLLDSGRVLEYDTPERLLQNEESAFSKMVRSTGAANAEYLRSLVFGGEGDNKLQRETQLDGQRRWLASSRWAAAAQFALAVSLTSSQNDLVQLEIDDDDNILKRTKDAVMTLQGVLEGKHDTVIEETLDQYQVSRERWWSALYKMIEGLAVIGRLGRSRLHQSGFEFEDRAIDWDNIST, encoded by the exons atggcttCCAAGCCATTTGAATGGTATTGTAAGCCGGTGAATAATGGAGTATGGTCAAAAGCAGTGGAAAATGCCTTTGGAGCTTATACTCCTTGTGCTTCGGATGCTCTGGTGATCTGCATATCCCATCTGGTTGTGTTAGGCCTGTGCTTGTACCGAATATGGCTTACAAAGAAGGATGGAAAGGTCCAGAGATACCAGTTGAAGTCGAATTATTACAATTATCTGCTTGGATTGCTGGCTGCTTATTGCACTGCTGAACCTTTGTTCAGATTGGTTATGGGTATTTCTGCCTTTGATGTTGATCGACAGTCTGGTCTTGCTCCTTATGAG ATTGTTTCTTTAATCATCGAGGCTCTTGCTTGGGGCTTTATGCTGGTCATGCTTTTTGTGGAAACAAGGATCTACATTCATGAGTTCCGCTGGTATGTCCGATTTGGAGTCGTTTTCGCTTTGGTTGGTGACTCGGTGATGCTGAACCTTGTCTTATCTGTTGGGGAGTTTTACAACCG ATCTGTTCTCTATCTTTACATCAGCGAGGTTGTTGTCCAG GTTGTATTTGGGGTGCTATTGCTCTTTTATGTTCCAGATTTAGATCCTTATCCAGGCTACTTGCCTGTGCAAACTGAATCTGTGGACAACATAGCTTACGAAGAACTTCCTGGAGGAGAGCAGATTTGTCCTGAGAGGCATGCCAACATATTCTCTA AAATTACTTTTGCATGGGTGAATCCTCTTATGAAACTAGGTTATAAAAGACCTCTCACAGAAAAGGATGTCTGGAAATTGGATAATTGGGACAGGACGGAAACACTCAATAACAT GTTCCAGAAATGCTGGGTTGAAGAGTCTCGAAGGCCTAATCCATGGCTTTTGAGAGCATTAAATCATGCACTTGGTGGAAG ATTTTGGTGGGGAGGCTTTTGGAAG ATTTGGAATGACGTTTCGCAGTTTATTGGGCCTATGATATTGAATCAACTTTTAAAG TCCATGCAAGATGGAGACCCGGCTTGGATTGGTTACATTTATGCATTCTCAATTTTTGCTGGAGTG GTATTTGGAGTATTATGTGAAGctcaatatttccaaaatgTAATGCGCGTCGGATACCGATTGAGATCAACCCTG ATTGCTGCAGTTTTCAGGAAGTCACTGAGGCTAACACATGAGAGTCGTAGAAAATTTGCAACTGGGAAAATAACCAATCTAATGACCACCGATGCTGAAGCTCTTCAG CAAATATGTCAATCACTCCACACTTTGTGGTCGGCTCCTTTCCGAATTGTAGTTGCCTTGTTTCTGCTATACCTGGAATTGGGTGTTGCGTCACTACTTGGTGCACTTCTACTTGTTCTTATGTTCCCAATACAG ACATTTATTATAAGCAAGATGCAGCAATTGTCAAAAGAAGGGCTGCAACGCACGGACAAGCGAATTGGACTCATGAATGAAATTTTGGGTGCCATGGATACTGTCAA ATGTTATGCATGGGAGGATAGTTTCCAGTCAAAGGTTCAAAATGTGCGAAATGATGAACTGTCTTGGTTCCGTAGAGCACAACTATTAGCTGCG TTGAACAGTTTCATTCTGAACAGCATTCCTGTGGTGGTGATTGTGGTTTCATTTGGGATGTTCACTTTACTTGGAGGGGATTTGACACCTGCAAGGGCATTCACATCTCTTTCTTTGTTTGCTGTGCTGCGCTTTCCACTATTCATGCTTCCAAATATAATTACACAG GTTGTGAATGCAAATGTGTCTCTGAAACGCTTGGAGGAACTTCTGCTAGCAGAAGAGAGAATTCTTCTACCTAACCCACCTCTTGAACCAGAAGTTCCTGCAATCTCAATCAAGAATGGATACTTCTTCTGGGAATCAAAG GCAGATAAACCTACATTGTCAAACATTAACTTGGATATACCAATTGGTAGCTTGGTAGCAATTGTTGGCAGCACAGGAGAGGGAAAGACATCACTTATCTCAGCAATGCTTGGGGAGCTTCCTCCAGCATCTGATGCAACTGCTGTTGTCCTCAGAGGAACAGTTGCTTACGTGCCCCAAGTTTCGTGGATTTTCAATGCAACG gtACGAGACAACATACTGTTTGGATCTGTCTTTGAACCATCTAGATATGAAACAGCAATAGATGTGACTTCACTGCAGCATGACCTTGAACTGCTCCCT GGTGGCGATCTTACTGAAATTGGAGAGAGAGGAGTTAACATTAGTGGAGGGCAAAAGCAAAGAGTTTCCATGGCACGGGCTGTGTACTCGAATTCAGATGTGTGCATATTTGATGACCCTTTAAGTGCTCTAGATGCTCATGTGGCTCGGCAG GTTTTTGAAAGATGCATTAAGGGAGAACTGAGAGGAAAGACCAGAGTTCTTGTCACAAATCAGCTACATTTTCTCTCACAAGTAGATAAGATTATTTTGGTGCATGATGGTATGGTGAAAGAGGAAGGAACATTTGAAGAACTCTCAAATAACGGCCCACTGTTTCAAAGATTGATGGAAAATGCAGGGAAAATGGAAGAATATgtggaagaaaaagaaactgtTCAAAACATTGATGATAAAACTTTGCAGCTATCTGCTAATGGTGAGGCCAATGGGTTGCCTGAGGATCCCACCTCTAAAACTAAACGAAAAGGAGGAAAATCGGTTCTCATCAAGCAGGAAGAACGAGAAACAGGTGTCGTTAATATTAAAGTTTTGAAAAG ATACAACGATGCTTTAGGTGGCACGTGGGTAGTGATGATATTGTTCATGTGCTATGTCCTAACTGAAGTCCTACGAGTTTCAAGTAGCACTTGGTTAAGTTACTGGACAGATCAAAGCACTTCATCAGCACATGGGCCTCTTTTCTATAATTTGGTCTATGCTCTTCTATCACTTGGCCAG GTCTTTGTGACATTGACGAATTCGTTTTGGTTGATTATTTCAAGTCTCTATGCTGCGAGAAGGTTGCATGAGGCTATGCTTAATTCGATACTAAGAGCTCCAATGGTCTTCTTTCAGACAAATCCTCTAGGAAGGATAATAAATAGATTTGCTAAGGATCTAGGTGATATTGATCGGTTTGTTGCCCCATTTGTTAATATGTTTCTGGGACAAGTGTCACAGCTTATTTCGACTTTCGTACTAATAGGAATTGTGAGCACTATGTCCCTTTGGGCCATAATGCCACTGCTGGTGTTGTTCTATGTGGCCTATCTTTACTATCAG AGCACAGCCCGTGAAGTAAAGCGTCTTGACTCTGTAAGCAGATCTCCTGTGTATGCACAATTTGGGGAAGCATTAAATGGTTTATCAACTATTCGTGCATACAAAGCTTATGATAGGATGGCAAATATCAATGGTAACTCCATGGACAATAATATCAGGTTCACTCTTGTAACCATGAGTGGGAACCGCTGGCTTGCAATTCGCCTAGAAACATTGGGTGGGCTTATGATATGGCTTACAGCAACTTTTGCGGTTATGCAGAATGGAAGAGCTGAAAACCAGGAGGCTTTTGCCTCTACAATGGGTTTACTTCTCAGTTATGCATTGAACATTACGAGCCTGTTGACTGGTGTACTTAGATTGGCTAGTCTGGCTGAGAACAGCCTTAACGCTGTTGAAAGAGTTGGCACATATATAGAGCTTCCTTCTGAAGGTCCAGCAATTATTGACGGCAACCGCCCTCCTCCTGGATGGCCTTCGTCAGgatctattacatttgaggaAGTTGTCTTGCGTTACAGGCCTGAACTTCCCCCAGTTCTCCATGGTATATCATTCTATATTCCTCCAAGCGACAAGGTGGGTATAGTTGGTAGAACAGGAGCAGGGAAATCCAGCATGCTTAATGCTCTATTCCGACTTGTAGAACTGGAGAAAGGAAGAATCTTGATTGATGATTGTGATACAGCAAAGTTTGGGTTGACAGATCTTCGTAAGGTCCTTGGTATTATACCACAAGCTCCAGTTCTGTTCTCAG GAACTGTTAGATTTAATCTTGATCCTTTCAACGAACACAATGATGCTGACCTTTGGGAGGCTTTGGAGAGAGCCCATTTGAAAGATGTTATTAGGAGGAGTTCTTTGGGTCTGGATGCAGAG GTCTTGGAGGCAGGCGAAAATTTCAGTGTTGGACAGAGGCAACTGCTTAGTCTTGCTCGGGCGTTGCTTCGCCGTGCGAAGATTCTTGTACTTGATGAAGCAACTGCAGCTGTTGATGTTAGGACTGACGCTCTTATTCAAAAGACCATAAGAGAGGAGTTTAAATCGTGCACAATGCTTATTATAGCTCATCGTTTGAATACCATTATCGACTGCGACAGAATTCTTCTTCTTGATTCTGGTCGG GTCCTTGAATATGATACACCAGAGAGACTATTGCAAAATGAAGAAAGTGCGTTCTCTAAGATGGTGCGGAGTACGGGGGCAGCAAATGCTGAATACCTTCGCAGTCTAGTATTTGGAGGAGAAGGGGACAACAAATTGCAGAGAGAAACTCAGCTAGATGGCCAAAGGAGATGGCTTGCCTCTTCCCGCTGGGCTGCTGCTGCACAGTTTGCTTTGGCTGTTAGCCTCACTTCATCACAGAATGACCTTGTTCAGTTGGAAATTGATGATGATGACAATATTCTCAAGAGAACAAAGGATGCAGTGATGACTCTGCAAGGAGTTTTGGAGGGGAAGCATGATACAGTAATTGAAGAAACCCTTGACCAATACCAGGTTTCCCGGGAAAGATGGTGGTCAGCCCTATACAAAATGATTGAAG GTCTTGCAGTGATCGGTCGGTTGGGTCGAAGCAGGCTTCATCAGTCAGGATTTGAGTTCGAGGACAGAGCAATTGATTGGGACAACATTTCAACGTAG